In Janthinobacterium sp. 67, a genomic segment contains:
- a CDS encoding short-chain fatty acyl-CoA regulator family protein produces MAKVFMGVRLQRLREERRMTQVALAKSLGISPSYLNQMERNQRPLTVPILLRIGTVLGVDPQIFSEHDSASLVADVRDVFGELPDAPPTSMAELKMLVENMPELARSILLLQRRYRVMAERADTLAARLDDGSRGASSAAPSTDEEVREYLNRRQNYIDELDRAAELVAGELDPALRTLDALQGRLQERHGIAVRLSDGDAGMVRKHRYDAQQQILWLPDTLTGGQRAFQMAAQISLLEHSDLIDALVLAAGLSGAAAQTGARLAFSNYFAGALLMPYQRFLQAAETRAYDIERLAHQFGVGFEAVCHRLSTMQRPDAAGLPFFFVRVDRAGNVSKRQSATDFHFSRVGGTCPLWIVYDAFSHPGQVLTQVASMPDGCTYLWIARQVSTASPGFRAPGKTFAVALGCDISQAHRLIYSKGLDLHDPSSATPIGTGCKVCERQSCPQRAFPSLLAPPPASA; encoded by the coding sequence ATGGCAAAGGTTTTCATGGGCGTGCGCCTGCAGCGGCTGCGCGAGGAACGGCGCATGACGCAGGTGGCGCTGGCCAAGTCCCTGGGCATTTCCCCCAGCTACCTGAACCAGATGGAGCGCAACCAGCGTCCGCTGACGGTGCCTATTTTGCTGCGCATCGGCACGGTGCTGGGGGTCGATCCGCAAATCTTTTCCGAACACGACAGCGCCAGCCTGGTGGCCGACGTGCGCGACGTGTTCGGCGAATTGCCGGACGCGCCGCCCACCTCGATGGCGGAACTCAAGATGCTGGTGGAAAACATGCCGGAACTGGCCCGCTCGATTTTGCTGCTGCAGCGGCGCTACCGCGTGATGGCGGAGCGGGCCGATACCCTGGCCGCGCGCCTCGACGACGGCAGCCGCGGCGCCAGCTCGGCGGCCCCGTCCACGGACGAGGAAGTGCGCGAATACCTGAACCGGCGGCAAAACTACATCGATGAACTGGACCGGGCGGCGGAACTGGTGGCGGGCGAACTCGATCCCGCCCTGCGCACGCTCGACGCGCTGCAAGGCCGGCTGCAGGAACGCCATGGCATCGCAGTGCGCTTGTCCGATGGCGACGCGGGCATGGTGCGCAAGCACCGCTACGACGCCCAGCAACAGATTTTATGGCTGCCCGACACTCTGACGGGCGGCCAGCGCGCCTTCCAGATGGCGGCGCAAATCAGCCTGCTCGAGCACAGCGACTTGATCGACGCTCTCGTGCTGGCGGCGGGATTGTCCGGCGCGGCCGCGCAAACGGGCGCGCGCCTGGCGTTCTCGAATTATTTTGCGGGCGCCCTGCTGATGCCGTATCAGCGCTTCCTGCAGGCGGCGGAAACGCGCGCCTACGATATCGAGCGCCTGGCGCACCAGTTCGGCGTGGGCTTCGAAGCCGTGTGCCACCGCCTGAGCACCATGCAGCGCCCCGATGCGGCGGGGCTGCCGTTTTTCTTCGTGCGGGTCGACCGCGCGGGCAATGTCTCGAAGCGCCAGTCGGCCACGGACTTTCATTTCTCGAGAGTGGGCGGCACCTGCCCGCTGTGGATCGTCTACGACGCCTTCAGCCATCCGGGCCAGGTGCTCACGCAAGTGGCCAGCATGCCGGACGGCTGCACCTATCTGTGGATCGCGCGCCAGGTCAGCACGGCGTCGCCGGGCTTTCGCGCACCGGGCAAGACGTTTGCCGTGGCGCTGGGCTGCGACATCTCGCAGGCGCACCGGCTGATCTATTCAAAGGGACTCGATCTGCACGATCCTTCCAGCGCCACGCCGATCGGCACGGGCTGCAAGGTGTGCGAGCGCCAAAGCTGCCCGCAGCGGGCGTTTCCGTCGCTGCTGGCGCCGCCGCCAGCGTCAGCCTGA
- a CDS encoding adenosine deaminase family protein, which produces MSNSPLSIEQFLRAMPKVELHCHLFGTVRQATFRALAAKTGNVVTPEEIDAFYTRGDKPVGVLRVLRALDAHLIVSPTDLYCLAYEYLEDAHGHGVRYAEFFWNPTGTVRVSGIRYESAQDAIVAAIRDAQRDFGVIGRLIPSIDREAAPAEAVQMVEWMKAYRAPEVIGIGIDYRENDRPPELFIEAYRAARAAGFKCTAHAGEFGMPWMNVETAIEQLRVDRVDHGYTIVDNPQLAQRCVERGLVFTVVPTNSYYLRTLAPERWALDHPIRAMAKLGLKLHPNTDDPTLHHVTPTGAWMMMREFGFGLDDMRGFMLNGLDAAWIDESTRRDWRVEFASEFDALRARVVE; this is translated from the coding sequence ATGTCTAATTCCCCCCTGAGCATCGAACAGTTTTTACGCGCCATGCCGAAAGTGGAGCTGCATTGCCATTTGTTCGGCACGGTGCGCCAGGCAACCTTCCGCGCGCTGGCCGCCAAGACGGGCAATGTCGTCACCCCCGAGGAAATCGACGCGTTCTATACGCGCGGCGACAAGCCCGTCGGCGTGCTGCGCGTGTTGCGCGCGCTCGACGCGCACCTGATCGTCTCGCCGACCGATCTGTATTGCCTGGCCTACGAATATCTGGAAGACGCGCATGGCCACGGCGTGCGCTATGCGGAGTTTTTCTGGAACCCGACCGGCACCGTGCGCGTGTCGGGCATCCGTTACGAATCGGCGCAAGACGCCATCGTGGCCGCCATCCGCGACGCGCAGCGCGACTTCGGCGTGATCGGCCGTTTGATCCCCAGCATCGACCGCGAAGCGGCTCCCGCCGAAGCCGTGCAGATGGTGGAATGGATGAAGGCCTACCGCGCGCCGGAAGTCATCGGCATCGGCATCGACTACCGTGAAAACGACCGCCCGCCGGAACTCTTCATCGAAGCCTACCGCGCCGCGCGCGCAGCCGGCTTCAAATGCACGGCGCATGCGGGCGAATTCGGCATGCCGTGGATGAACGTGGAGACGGCCATCGAACAGCTGCGGGTGGACCGGGTCGACCATGGCTATACGATCGTCGACAATCCGCAACTGGCGCAGCGCTGCGTGGAGCGCGGTCTCGTATTTACGGTCGTGCCGACCAATTCGTATTACTTGCGCACCCTGGCGCCCGAGCGCTGGGCGCTCGATCACCCGATTCGCGCCATGGCCAAGCTGGGCCTGAAACTGCATCCGAACACGGACGATCCGACCCTGCACCACGTGACGCCGACGGGCGCCTGGATGATGATGCGCGAATTCGGCTTCGGCCTCGACGACATGCGCGGCTTCATGTTGAATGGCCTGGACGCGGCCTGGATAGACGAGTCCACGCGGCGCGACTGGCGCGTGGAGTTTGCGAGCGAGTTCGACGCGCTGCGCGCCCGGGTCGTCGAGTAA
- a CDS encoding nucleoside hydrolase, with the protein MDKPLKKIWLDTDPGFDDWLTMLLLGSNPDIEWLGVSVVAGNAPVAITYDNALRIKAHDGLAVPIYRGCDQPLAGVIETAQRILGDSGMPTTGEILPPGAATDAAGHAVDALIAAVRKHPGQITIMAIAPMTNLATALSRAPDIAEKIVEIILMGGSTDQGNHTAAAEFNIYADPEAAAQVFKAGIPLRMFGLNLCRQLLVTNAEVRQLRAIGTPRAQLLSGYLEAYVRIRSTDGSVPMPMYDPVVALYLEAPQLFQFQSAHVAIELTGELTRGMTVCEFRVPRRATINTQVAMLADGPAAIALLMQRLTGILA; encoded by the coding sequence ATGGACAAACCCTTGAAAAAAATCTGGCTCGATACCGATCCCGGTTTCGACGACTGGCTGACGATGCTGCTCCTGGGCAGCAATCCCGATATCGAGTGGCTGGGCGTGAGCGTGGTGGCGGGCAATGCGCCCGTCGCCATCACCTACGACAACGCCTTGCGCATCAAGGCCCATGACGGCTTGGCGGTACCGATCTACCGCGGCTGCGACCAGCCGCTGGCCGGCGTCATCGAAACGGCGCAGCGCATCCTCGGCGACAGCGGCATGCCGACGACGGGCGAGATCCTGCCGCCCGGCGCCGCCACGGACGCTGCCGGCCACGCCGTCGATGCGCTGATCGCCGCCGTGCGCAAGCATCCCGGCCAGATCACCATCATGGCGATTGCGCCGATGACGAATCTGGCAACCGCCTTGAGCCGCGCGCCCGACATCGCCGAAAAAATCGTCGAAATCATTTTGATGGGCGGCTCGACCGACCAGGGCAACCACACGGCGGCGGCCGAATTCAATATCTATGCGGATCCGGAAGCGGCCGCCCAGGTGTTCAAGGCCGGCATCCCGCTGCGCATGTTCGGCTTGAACCTGTGCCGCCAGCTCTTGGTGACGAATGCGGAAGTGCGGCAGCTGCGCGCCATCGGCACGCCGCGCGCGCAGCTTTTGTCCGGCTACCTGGAAGCGTATGTGCGCATCCGCAGTACCGACGGTTCCGTGCCCATGCCCATGTACGACCCCGTCGTGGCGCTGTACCTGGAAGCGCCGCAGTTGTTCCAGTTCCAGAGCGCCCACGTGGCCATCGAATTGACGGGCGAACTGACGCGCGGCATGACGGTGTGCGAGTTTCGCGTGCCGCGCCGCGCCACCATCAACACGCAGGTGGCGATGCTGGCCGACGGGCCGGCCGCCATCGCGTTGCTGATGCAGCGCCTGACCGGCATTCTCGCCTGA
- a CDS encoding ABC transporter ATP-binding protein: MSYLELHKLNLGYAKNTTSVKDLDLHVEQGELISLLGPSGCGKTTTMRAIAGLIPLQSGRIILDGREIGKLAPNKRNIGMVFQSYALFPHLNVYDNIAFGLRLRKVAPALLKTKVEAVIAAVGLTGFETRLPAQMSGGQQQRVALARAIVVEPALLLLDEPLSNLDAKLRVQMRAELRRIQRELGITMLYVTHDQEEALALSDRIVVMNGGRIEQLAAPEAVFNTPSTRFVANFMGFENLFDYRDGALHHAGASLPYTSPVAAGTTVLGWRPDKVRVCAADDVAGQYPGTVLARGFLGDTVEYLLQTPLGQVKGICAAGGAAWREGTAVSFVLPADSALWLGA, from the coding sequence ATGAGTTATCTGGAACTGCACAAGCTGAACCTCGGCTACGCCAAGAACACGACGTCCGTGAAAGACCTGGACCTGCACGTCGAGCAGGGCGAACTGATTTCCCTGCTGGGCCCCAGCGGCTGCGGCAAGACCACCACCATGCGCGCGATTGCCGGCCTGATACCGCTGCAGTCGGGCCGCATCATTCTGGACGGCCGCGAGATCGGCAAGCTGGCGCCGAACAAGCGCAATATCGGCATGGTCTTCCAGTCGTATGCGCTGTTCCCGCACCTGAACGTGTACGACAACATCGCCTTTGGCCTGCGCCTGCGCAAGGTCGCGCCGGCCCTGCTGAAAACGAAAGTGGAAGCCGTGATCGCCGCCGTGGGCCTGACCGGTTTCGAGACGCGCTTGCCGGCGCAGATGTCGGGCGGCCAGCAGCAGCGCGTGGCGCTGGCGCGCGCCATCGTCGTCGAACCGGCCCTGCTGCTGCTCGATGAACCGCTGTCGAACCTGGACGCCAAGCTGCGCGTGCAGATGCGCGCCGAGCTGCGCCGCATCCAGCGCGAACTGGGCATCACCATGCTGTACGTGACGCATGACCAGGAAGAGGCGCTGGCCCTGTCCGACCGCATCGTCGTCATGAACGGCGGGCGCATCGAGCAACTGGCCGCGCCGGAAGCCGTGTTCAACACGCCGTCGACGCGCTTCGTTGCCAACTTCATGGGTTTTGAAAACCTGTTCGATTACCGCGACGGCGCGCTGCACCACGCTGGCGCCAGCCTGCCGTATACGTCTCCCGTCGCCGCCGGCACCACGGTGCTGGGCTGGCGTCCGGACAAGGTGCGCGTCTGTGCCGCCGACGACGTTGCAGGCCAATACCCGGGCACCGTGCTGGCACGCGGCTTCCTCGGTGACACCGTTGAATACCTGCTGCAAACGCCGCTGGGCCAGGTCAAGGGCATTTGCGCGGCCGGCGGCGCCGCCTGGCGCGAAGGCACGGCCGTCTCCTTCGTGCTGCCGGCCGACAGCGCCCTGTGGCTGGGTGCCTAA
- a CDS encoding ABC transporter permease, with the protein MKESLFSRAVLWLVFLFLLGPFAIVVLAGFSGGETLAFPPESYSLRWIIEVWSAPEFRRAFQTSLEIGLIATVIALLLGIPVAYAFSRMPPPGIGAIRQILTSPLIIPAILVGLGLLHHLVLTINAPVYVGLLIGHIALLIPYSVRVVYASLVNLRVDIEDAAITLGASRLRAFFMIVLPNIRNAVIAAFFLAFVTSFNQVPVSLFLTGPGISTLPIEMLGHMENSFDPSIAALSTLLVLFTMAFVMVTEKVLGISKYM; encoded by the coding sequence ATGAAAGAAAGCTTGTTTTCGCGCGCCGTCCTGTGGCTGGTGTTCCTGTTCCTGCTGGGGCCTTTCGCCATCGTCGTACTGGCCGGTTTTTCCGGCGGCGAGACGCTGGCCTTTCCGCCCGAGTCCTACTCGCTGCGCTGGATCATCGAAGTGTGGTCGGCGCCCGAGTTCCGCCGCGCCTTCCAGACCAGCCTGGAAATCGGCCTGATCGCTACCGTCATCGCGCTGCTGCTGGGCATCCCCGTCGCGTATGCGTTTTCGCGCATGCCGCCACCGGGCATCGGGGCCATCCGGCAAATCCTGACGTCGCCGCTGATCATTCCCGCCATCCTCGTCGGCCTGGGCTTGCTGCACCACCTGGTCCTGACGATCAACGCGCCCGTCTACGTGGGCCTGCTGATCGGCCATATCGCGCTGTTGATACCGTATTCGGTGCGCGTGGTGTACGCCAGCCTGGTCAACCTGCGCGTGGATATCGAGGATGCCGCGATCACCCTGGGCGCGTCGCGCCTGCGGGCCTTCTTCATGATCGTGCTGCCGAATATCCGCAACGCCGTGATCGCCGCCTTCTTCCTCGCCTTCGTCACCTCGTTCAACCAGGTGCCCGTCTCGCTGTTCCTCACGGGCCCCGGCATCAGCACCTTGCCGATCGAGATGCTGGGCCATATGGAAAACAGCTTCGATCCGTCGATCGCTGCCCTGTCGACCTTGCTGGTCTTGTTCACCATGGCCTTCGTGATGGTGACCGAGAAGGTGCTGGGCATTTCTAAATACATGTAA
- a CDS encoding ABC transporter permease, with product MFADPKKRLGLLLVLPALIFIVVCFLLPVLALLVDAFRVGDGMQWGVDRFIDFFSQEFNRTIFWRTLRIAALVTLAAILLGYPAAQAVARVSPKWRGLVVGMMILPLMVSPIARTYAWIVLLGRNGALNAALVNMGFTEEPLRLLFSEFAVFVGLLQLLLPLMLMSLAGALENLPRDVEPAAATLGANPWQVFCKVTLPLTQEGLVVGGTLVFTGCVTAYVTPALLGGTKVLMLETLLYQKVSVESDFGAANVIAVILVCMTLLVNAGLKRISSSRSSV from the coding sequence ATGTTTGCTGATCCAAAAAAGCGCCTGGGACTGCTGCTGGTCCTGCCGGCGCTGATCTTTATCGTCGTCTGCTTCCTGCTGCCCGTGCTGGCCTTGCTGGTCGACGCCTTCCGCGTCGGCGACGGCATGCAGTGGGGCGTCGACCGCTTCATCGACTTCTTCTCGCAGGAATTCAACCGCACCATTTTCTGGCGCACCCTGCGCATCGCCGCGCTGGTGACCCTGGCGGCCATCCTCCTCGGCTACCCGGCCGCGCAAGCCGTGGCGCGCGTGTCGCCGAAGTGGCGCGGACTGGTGGTGGGCATGATGATATTGCCGCTGATGGTCTCGCCGATCGCGCGCACCTACGCCTGGATCGTGTTGCTGGGGCGCAATGGCGCCCTCAACGCGGCGCTCGTCAACATGGGTTTCACGGAGGAGCCGCTGCGTTTGCTGTTCAGCGAGTTCGCCGTCTTTGTCGGCCTGCTGCAATTGCTGCTGCCATTGATGCTGATGTCCTTGGCGGGCGCGCTGGAAAACCTGCCGCGCGACGTGGAACCGGCCGCCGCCACCCTGGGCGCCAATCCATGGCAAGTGTTTTGCAAGGTCACCCTGCCGCTGACGCAGGAAGGCCTGGTTGTCGGCGGCACCCTGGTCTTTACGGGCTGCGTGACGGCCTATGTGACGCCGGCCCTGCTGGGCGGCACCAAGGTGCTGATGCTGGAAACGCTGCTGTACCAGAAGGTCAGCGTGGAGAGCGACTTTGGCGCGGCGAATGTGATCGCCGTCATCCTCGTCTGCATGACCCTGCTGGTCAACGCCGGCCTTAAACGTATTTCCTCGAGCCGGAGCTCCGTATGA
- a CDS encoding ABC transporter substrate-binding protein: MKKHLMLALSLGLLANAAHAEKRELVISAYPIAQPLFMKYVYEPFKAKCGCDIKVETGNNADRIAKLVVHAKNPVIDLVLLSDSGMLEAAQKGVIQPMDYSKLSNYKALYDVAKNPIGGNYAVGYTLYSVGLVYRSDKIAPLTSWKDLWRPELKGRVAFPDVSTTQGPLMLRMADAAWGGKTDDYATGFAKIVGMKGNVVTFSKNSAQLAALFAQDEIWAAPVARFTWSQMLKTGLPLKWSIPAEGQAAGMNVMGIVAGSKNADLAYQLMDFWLSKEVQTQLATNLVDSPVNKDVRLSVAAAQFNTYGADQINSLKFVKPETIIKQRGNWMTQWNKAMSK, encoded by the coding sequence TTGAAAAAGCACCTCATGTTGGCGTTGAGCCTAGGCTTGCTGGCCAACGCCGCCCACGCGGAAAAACGCGAGCTGGTCATTTCGGCCTATCCGATCGCCCAGCCCTTGTTCATGAAGTATGTGTACGAGCCGTTCAAGGCCAAATGCGGGTGCGATATCAAGGTGGAAACGGGGAATAACGCGGACCGCATCGCCAAGCTGGTGGTGCACGCCAAGAACCCGGTGATCGACCTGGTGCTGCTGTCCGATTCCGGCATGCTGGAAGCGGCGCAAAAAGGCGTGATCCAGCCCATGGATTACTCCAAGCTGAGCAATTACAAAGCCCTGTACGACGTGGCGAAAAACCCCATCGGCGGCAACTACGCCGTCGGCTACACCCTGTACTCGGTGGGACTGGTGTACCGCAGCGACAAGATCGCCCCGCTGACGTCGTGGAAGGACCTGTGGCGCCCCGAACTGAAGGGCCGCGTGGCCTTCCCCGACGTGAGCACCACGCAGGGGCCGTTGATGCTGCGCATGGCCGATGCGGCCTGGGGCGGCAAGACGGACGACTACGCGACCGGTTTTGCGAAGATCGTCGGCATGAAGGGCAACGTCGTCACGTTCTCGAAGAACAGCGCGCAGCTGGCGGCATTGTTCGCCCAGGATGAAATCTGGGCCGCGCCCGTGGCGCGCTTTACGTGGTCGCAAATGCTCAAGACGGGCCTGCCCCTGAAGTGGAGCATCCCGGCCGAAGGCCAGGCGGCCGGCATGAACGTGATGGGCATCGTCGCCGGTTCGAAGAATGCGGACCTGGCCTACCAGCTGATGGATTTCTGGCTGTCCAAGGAAGTGCAGACGCAGCTGGCGACCAACCTGGTCGACTCGCCCGTCAACAAGGACGTGCGCCTGTCCGTGGCCGCCGCGCAATTCAATACCTATGGCGCCGACCAGATCAATTCGCTGAAATTCGTCAAGCCGGAAACCATCATCAAGCAGCGCGGCAACTGGATGACGCAGTGGAACAAGGCCATGAGCAAATAG
- a CDS encoding porin, translated as MTGTMVVGGLLAAHGVAQAQSSVQVYGLLSAGIGYVSDEGKGSRTHALSGTNQNPRIGFRGQEDLGDGTKAVFVLENGFNVMTGTASQSGRLFGRQSYVGLSSNDKGTLTLGRQYEAVKDLLGPVVIASNGVHIGDNDNGYNNLRVQNAVKYVSPNISNLSFTGLYGFSENPEDSNRNRVYSMGAGYKVDAFSWAVAYTKMDRPNSPDAPNGAIGNDYASSLLIFNKSAVKGAGVDSQAIAGTGGFYNVGKTKFGALYTNVRYHYLDQSNLTLQNVDLNVNHKLTEALNLGASYFYTTGKYDVINKTPKWHQVNFQADYFLSKRTDVAITWSYQKAAGDATFARVFGFGASGGKTQSVLIAGMRHYF; from the coding sequence ATGACTGGAACGATGGTGGTGGGGGGCTTGCTGGCGGCGCACGGCGTGGCGCAGGCGCAAAGCAGCGTGCAAGTGTATGGCTTGCTGTCGGCCGGTATCGGCTATGTATCGGATGAAGGCAAGGGCAGCCGCACGCATGCGCTGAGCGGCACGAATCAGAATCCCCGCATCGGTTTCCGCGGCCAGGAAGACCTGGGCGACGGCACCAAGGCCGTCTTCGTGCTGGAAAACGGTTTTAACGTCATGACGGGCACGGCCTCGCAAAGCGGCCGTCTGTTCGGCCGCCAGTCGTATGTGGGTCTGTCCAGCAACGACAAGGGCACCCTGACCTTGGGCCGCCAGTACGAAGCCGTCAAGGATCTGCTGGGCCCCGTGGTCATCGCCAGTAACGGCGTGCACATCGGCGACAACGACAATGGCTACAACAACCTGCGCGTGCAAAATGCCGTCAAGTATGTCAGCCCGAACATCAGCAATCTGTCGTTTACGGGCTTGTACGGCTTCAGCGAAAATCCGGAAGACTCGAACCGCAACCGCGTCTACAGCATGGGCGCCGGCTACAAGGTCGACGCCTTCAGCTGGGCCGTCGCCTACACCAAGATGGATCGCCCGAACAGCCCGGACGCGCCGAATGGCGCCATCGGCAATGACTACGCCAGCTCTCTGTTGATCTTCAACAAGAGCGCCGTCAAGGGCGCCGGCGTGGACAGCCAGGCCATTGCCGGCACGGGAGGCTTTTATAATGTGGGCAAGACCAAGTTTGGCGCGCTGTACACCAACGTGCGCTACCACTACCTGGATCAAAGCAATCTGACCTTGCAAAACGTGGACCTGAACGTGAACCACAAGCTGACGGAAGCGTTGAACCTGGGCGCCTCGTATTTCTATACCACCGGTAAATACGACGTGATCAACAAGACGCCGAAATGGCATCAGGTCAACTTCCAGGCCGATTACTTCCTGTCCAAGCGCACCGATGTCGCCATCACCTGGAGCTACCAGAAAGCGGCGGGTGACGCGACGTTCGCCCGCGTGTTCGGCTTCGGCGCCTCGGGCGGCAAGACGCAAAGTGTCCTGATCGCCGGCATGCGGCATTATTTCTGA
- a CDS encoding LysR family transcriptional regulator, with amino-acid sequence MHELSKKISLRHLQAFATLARVNSFSKAAQELCVTQPALSASIKLLENQLGKKLFNRTTHQLELTREGKLALDYATHLLNTASNTFADIQRAIGSGRHRIRIGAIPSAMAMTAVVVARYCEQHGDEVEIVLSDMPNDGLLHALHSGQLDFCVGIEVPGSVSLESVGLFEDELVLVTAGRHALAPLKEVRWDQLAGQEIVVFTKGSIWEFASSALRQHGLSPSSLYQMIHSESLYGVVRAGIAVGIMPSLYTTFLNDEELHVAPLRQPTCKRKIALMRRNEISRNHHVDDCFSALRQDLQQVDQWF; translated from the coding sequence ATGCATGAACTGAGCAAGAAGATTTCCTTACGACATTTGCAAGCGTTTGCCACCCTCGCCCGGGTAAACAGCTTCAGCAAGGCTGCACAGGAATTGTGCGTGACCCAGCCGGCCCTGAGCGCATCGATCAAGCTGCTGGAAAATCAGCTGGGAAAAAAGTTGTTTAACCGCACAACCCACCAGCTGGAACTGACGCGCGAGGGAAAACTGGCGCTCGACTACGCCACGCATTTATTGAATACGGCAAGCAATACCTTTGCCGATATCCAGCGCGCCATCGGCAGCGGCCGGCACCGCATCCGCATCGGCGCCATCCCGTCGGCCATGGCGATGACGGCCGTCGTCGTGGCCCGCTACTGCGAGCAGCATGGTGATGAAGTGGAAATCGTCCTGTCGGACATGCCCAACGACGGCTTGCTGCACGCCCTGCATTCAGGCCAGCTGGACTTTTGCGTGGGCATCGAAGTGCCCGGTTCCGTCTCGCTGGAAAGCGTGGGCCTGTTCGAAGACGAGCTGGTGCTGGTGACGGCGGGACGCCATGCGCTGGCGCCGCTCAAGGAAGTGCGCTGGGACCAGCTGGCGGGCCAGGAAATCGTCGTGTTTACCAAGGGCAGCATCTGGGAGTTCGCCTCGAGCGCGCTGCGCCAGCATGGCTTGAGCCCGTCGAGCCTGTACCAGATGATACATAGCGAATCGCTGTACGGCGTGGTGCGCGCCGGCATCGCCGTGGGCATCATGCCCAGCCTGTACACGACCTTCCTCAACGACGAGGAGCTGCACGTGGCGCCGCTGCGCCAGCCCACGTGCAAGCGCAAGATCGCCCTGATGCGGCGCAATGAAATCAGCCGCAACCACCATGTGGACGACTGTTTTTCAGCGCTGCGGCAGGATTTGCAGCAGGTCGACCAGTGGTTTTAA
- the rsmA gene encoding 16S rRNA (adenine(1518)-N(6)/adenine(1519)-N(6))-dimethyltransferase RsmA — protein sequence MKHVARKRFGQNFLHDRFVLDDITAAIGPQADDAMVEIGPGLGAMTEQLLRHLKQMHVVELDRDLIVRLEKTFNPAKLTIHSGDALKFDFAQIPVPAGQKLRIVGNLPYNISSPLLFHLADFAPLVQDQHFMLQKEVVERMVAEPGSKAYGRLSVMLQWRYKMSLLFIVPPTAFDPPPKVESAIVRMIPVAERLACDQETLEAVVMKAFSQRRKVIRNCLAGMFTEEQIKAAGIDPTLRPETVGLEQYVALANLLKAPQ from the coding sequence ATGAAACACGTTGCCCGCAAACGCTTTGGCCAGAACTTCCTGCATGACCGCTTCGTCCTCGACGACATCACGGCCGCCATCGGGCCGCAGGCGGACGATGCCATGGTCGAGATCGGCCCCGGCCTGGGCGCCATGACGGAGCAGCTGCTGCGTCACCTGAAACAGATGCACGTGGTCGAGCTGGACCGCGACCTGATCGTGCGCCTGGAAAAAACGTTCAATCCGGCCAAGCTGACCATCCACTCGGGCGACGCGCTGAAATTCGATTTCGCGCAAATCCCCGTGCCGGCCGGTCAGAAGCTGCGCATCGTGGGCAATTTGCCGTACAACATTTCCAGCCCGCTGCTGTTCCATCTGGCGGACTTCGCGCCGCTGGTGCAAGACCAGCATTTCATGCTGCAAAAGGAAGTCGTCGAACGCATGGTGGCCGAGCCGGGCAGCAAGGCGTATGGCCGCCTGTCCGTGATGCTGCAGTGGCGCTACAAAATGTCGCTGCTGTTCATCGTGCCGCCGACGGCCTTCGATCCGCCGCCCAAAGTGGAGTCGGCCATCGTGCGCATGATCCCCGTGGCCGAGCGCCTGGCGTGCGACCAGGAAACCCTGGAAGCCGTCGTCATGAAGGCCTTCTCGCAGCGGCGCAAGGTGATCCGCAATTGCCTGGCCGGGATGTTTACGGAAGAGCAGATCAAGGCGGCCGGCATCGACCCGACCCTGCGTCCGGAAACTGTGGGCTTGGAGCAGTATGTAGCCCTGGCGAATTTGCTCAAAGCACCGCAGTAA